The Candidatus Accumulibacter similis genome has a segment encoding these proteins:
- a CDS encoding RES family NAD+ phosphorylase — MSPPEPPLARLRRIDAVRLIPSRFAEREDSVLSAIADNLDHLRDLFELDNATNERLIGERGGLPGIGVDELVFGVPNFRIVNAAFTYPRPEGSRFNDGERGAWYCAFERETALAEIIFHKTVEYEEIGRFDDSVNYQELLADFSSEFHDLRDAPAFSACLDPGSYVASQSLAARLLDAGSLGIIYPSVRRAGGTNLACFRPALVGNPRRAASFRLIWAGSRQPRVERLDGQETRDS, encoded by the coding sequence ATGAGCCCGCCCGAGCCGCCCCTGGCGCGCCTGCGCCGGATCGATGCGGTCCGGCTGATTCCTTCGCGCTTTGCCGAGCGCGAGGATTCGGTGCTGAGCGCAATCGCCGACAACCTCGACCACCTGCGCGACCTGTTCGAACTCGACAACGCCACCAACGAGAGACTGATCGGCGAGCGTGGCGGGCTGCCGGGAATCGGCGTCGACGAACTGGTTTTCGGGGTGCCGAACTTCCGCATCGTCAATGCCGCCTTCACCTACCCGCGCCCCGAGGGCAGCCGCTTCAACGACGGCGAGCGCGGCGCCTGGTATTGCGCTTTCGAACGGGAAACGGCCCTCGCCGAGATCATTTTCCACAAGACCGTCGAGTACGAGGAAATCGGCCGCTTCGACGACAGTGTCAACTACCAGGAACTGCTCGCCGACTTCAGCAGCGAGTTCCACGACTTGCGCGACGCGCCGGCTTTTTCCGCCTGCCTCGACCCCGGCAGCTATGTCGCTTCGCAGAGTCTCGCGGCGCGACTGCTCGACGCCGGCTCGCTGGGAATCATCTACCCGAGCGTACGCCGCGCCGGCGGCACCAACCTCGCCTGCTTCCGGCCGGCGCTGGTCGGCAACCCGCGCCGCGCCGCGTCTTTTCGCCTGATCTGGGCGGGCAGCCGGCAACCCCGGGTGGAGAGGCTGGACGGCCAGGAAACACGAGACTCGTGA
- a CDS encoding DUF2384 domain-containing protein — MNLAYAYPASRFEPAALVDLNSRAERERLSKSALQGFFNLAAAWRLRDDDARELLGGLSSSAFYEWKKNPDRLLEVDRITRISYLIGIYKSLHILYGDKLADEWVSLPNGNRIFAGRSPLAFMLGGGLLAMQMVRKLLEARRGGI, encoded by the coding sequence ATGAACCTCGCCTATGCCTACCCCGCCAGCCGCTTCGAACCGGCGGCTCTCGTCGATCTCAATTCGCGCGCCGAGCGCGAGCGTCTGTCGAAGTCGGCGCTGCAGGGCTTCTTCAATCTGGCCGCTGCCTGGCGGCTGCGCGACGACGACGCGCGCGAGCTGCTCGGCGGCCTGTCGAGCAGTGCCTTCTACGAGTGGAAGAAGAACCCCGACCGGCTGCTCGAAGTCGATCGGATCACGCGCATCTCCTACCTGATCGGCATCTACAAGTCCCTGCACATCCTCTACGGCGACAAGCTGGCCGACGAGTGGGTCAGCCTGCCGAACGGCAACCGGATCTTTGCCGGCCGCTCGCCGCTCGCTTTCATGCTGGGCGGCGGCCTGCTGGCGATGCAGATGGTTCGCAAACTGCTCGAAGCGCGGCGCGGCGGCATATGA